A genomic segment from Nodularia sphaerocarpa UHCC 0038 encodes:
- the scyB gene encoding tryptophan dehydrogenase ScyB, translated as MLLFETVREMGHEQVLFCHGRNPDIKAIIAIHDRTLGPAMGATRLFPYVNEEAALKDALRLSRGMTYKAACANIPAGGGKAVIIADPAQKTEELLRAYGRFIESLNGRFITGQDVNLTPEDVRSIRKETKYVVGVSEKSGGPAPVTALGVFLGIKAAVKCHWQSQEIQGLKVAVQGLGNVGKNLCRHLHEHGAKLYVSDVDPTKTEEVKQLFGATVVSTKEIYSLDVDIFSPCALGGMLNSETIPLLKAGIIAGAANNQLGDEQIHSQMLTQKGITYCPDYVINAGGLINVYNEMIGYNEEKAFQQVHNIYDTLLAIFDIAKQQNISTNDASKRLAEDRIIKAKNSKVPELAA; from the coding sequence ATGTTGCTATTTGAAACTGTCAGAGAGATGGGTCATGAACAGGTTTTATTTTGTCATGGCAGAAATCCCGATATCAAGGCGATTATTGCTATTCATGATCGAACTCTAGGGCCAGCAATGGGGGCGACTAGACTCTTCCCTTATGTTAATGAAGAAGCTGCTTTAAAAGATGCGCTGCGCCTCAGTCGTGGTATGACTTATAAAGCCGCTTGTGCTAACATCCCGGCTGGTGGTGGTAAAGCAGTGATTATTGCTGACCCAGCACAAAAAACCGAGGAACTTCTGAGAGCTTATGGACGTTTTATCGAAAGTCTGAATGGACGTTTTATTACCGGACAAGATGTGAATCTTACCCCTGAAGATGTCCGCTCAATTCGTAAAGAAACCAAATATGTTGTTGGCGTATCAGAAAAGTCAGGTGGTCCGGCTCCTGTCACCGCCCTCGGAGTATTTTTAGGCATCAAAGCTGCTGTAAAATGTCATTGGCAAAGCCAAGAAATTCAGGGATTAAAAGTTGCAGTCCAAGGCTTGGGAAATGTTGGTAAAAATCTCTGTCGTCACTTACATGAGCATGGCGCAAAACTTTATGTCAGCGATGTGGACCCAACCAAAACAGAGGAAGTAAAACAACTTTTTGGTGCAACTGTTGTCAGCACAAAGGAAATTTATTCTCTTGACGTTGACATTTTTTCACCTTGTGCTTTAGGGGGAATGCTCAATAGTGAAACAATACCTCTGCTCAAAGCGGGAATTATTGCCGGCGCTGCGAATAATCAGTTAGGCGATGAACAAATACATAGTCAAATGCTGACCCAAAAAGGCATTACTTACTGCCCTGATTATGTAATTAATGCCGGAGGTTTGATTAATGTTTACAACGAAATGATTGGCTATAACGAAGAAAAAGCCTTTCAACAAGTGCATAACATTTATGATACCCTCCTCGCCATCTTTGACATTGCTAAACAGCAAAATATCAGTACAAACGATGCGTCTAAACGGTTAGCAGAAGACCGGATTATCAAAGCCAAAAATAGCAAAGTTCCAGAACTTGCTGCTTAA
- the scyA gene encoding scytonemin biosynthesis protein ScyA (ScyA, a thiamin diphosphate-dependent enzyme, performs an acyloin condensation during scytonemin biosythesis. It joins a molecule of indole-3-pyruvate to one of para-hydroxyphenylpyruvic acid.) has product MSQNYTDSNSLPMSTELYKDVPPKKYVDSSSNGSHQLDKLEQKTEIQPFLGNEPPKLSVAEAIAQMLENLGVGYAFGVAGGAMASVWNALSNSNIEVLNFRHEAGAAFAASEAYFASDRPTVVFTTAGPGITNALTGLFAARGEGAKVILLSACTSAPQRGRWAIQETSSYTLPSGGIFTQGALFNYAITIESAAQLPQIFRKIALGLAQPGGFVVHLSIPTAVQTSLVDGVSLPQLDVPSFHKTSQREAIAKSVELLSAGKFAIWVGFGARHAAQEIRQFAEKTGAAVMCSPRAKGIFPEDHPQFIGVTGLGGHASVITYMEEQPPLRTLVLGTRLGEPTSFWSKTMVPTGGFVHVDIDPEVPGVAYSDAETFPVQSDIKAYMQELLQQWPDTPPLCRDICLPHPEYPAIAPLADVDYPVRPEVLMAAIQKIIVEGSDAVVMAECGNSFTWSTHFLRFVQTNRYRVSTGVGAMGHTATGVLGAAQARNGKAVAIVGDGAMLMNNEISTAVKYNIPAVWIILNDARYNMCHQGMKMLGLKGADAEMPETNFAMIARGMGAEAVGVVRESDLEAALEQAISANGPFLVDVVIDAEKTAPSGGRNKSLAAQGVKSNQVNGSVKPASFPSV; this is encoded by the coding sequence ATGAGTCAAAACTATACTGATTCAAATTCCCTACCAATGTCCACTGAGCTATACAAGGATGTACCACCAAAAAAGTATGTAGATTCTTCGTCAAACGGTTCTCATCAGTTGGACAAATTAGAGCAAAAAACGGAAATTCAACCTTTTTTAGGGAATGAACCGCCTAAGCTCTCGGTTGCTGAAGCGATCGCTCAAATGTTAGAAAATCTGGGAGTAGGGTATGCTTTTGGGGTAGCCGGTGGCGCTATGGCTAGCGTTTGGAATGCGTTATCCAATAGCAATATAGAGGTGTTGAACTTTCGCCATGAAGCTGGGGCGGCTTTTGCGGCTTCCGAGGCGTATTTTGCTAGCGATCGCCCCACGGTAGTTTTTACCACAGCCGGGCCAGGGATCACAAACGCCCTCACTGGGTTGTTTGCAGCCCGTGGTGAAGGTGCAAAGGTAATTTTGCTCTCCGCTTGCACTTCCGCCCCACAAAGGGGACGCTGGGCGATTCAGGAAACCAGCAGCTATACCCTACCCAGTGGCGGAATTTTTACCCAAGGGGCGTTGTTCAACTATGCAATTACCATTGAATCGGCGGCGCAACTTCCGCAGATTTTCCGCAAAATTGCTTTAGGTTTAGCGCAACCAGGGGGTTTTGTCGTCCACTTAAGTATTCCTACTGCGGTGCAGACAAGTTTAGTTGATGGTGTTTCTCTACCACAACTAGATGTACCGAGTTTTCATAAGACTTCTCAACGGGAGGCGATCGCCAAATCAGTAGAATTACTATCTGCGGGAAAATTCGCCATCTGGGTAGGTTTTGGCGCTCGTCACGCCGCCCAGGAGATTCGCCAATTCGCCGAAAAAACGGGAGCCGCAGTTATGTGTTCACCCCGTGCTAAAGGTATCTTTCCCGAAGATCATCCCCAGTTTATCGGTGTTACAGGTTTGGGCGGTCATGCTTCGGTAATCACTTATATGGAAGAGCAACCGCCTTTACGCACTCTTGTATTAGGAACCCGCTTGGGCGAACCCACATCCTTTTGGAGTAAAACAATGGTTCCCACTGGGGGCTTTGTTCATGTAGACATTGACCCAGAAGTTCCAGGAGTAGCCTATTCAGACGCAGAAACATTCCCGGTTCAGTCTGATATCAAAGCTTATATGCAAGAACTTTTGCAGCAATGGCCAGATACTCCGCCTCTTTGCAGAGATATCTGTCTACCTCATCCAGAATACCCAGCCATTGCACCCCTTGCAGACGTAGACTATCCCGTGCGACCAGAGGTGTTAATGGCTGCAATTCAGAAAATCATCGTTGAGGGTAGCGATGCAGTAGTTATGGCGGAGTGTGGTAACTCTTTTACTTGGTCAACTCATTTCCTGCGATTTGTTCAAACCAACCGTTATCGAGTCAGCACCGGGGTTGGGGCTATGGGTCACACTGCTACAGGGGTATTGGGTGCAGCCCAAGCTCGAAATGGTAAAGCTGTGGCGATTGTGGGCGATGGGGCGATGCTGATGAATAACGAAATCAGCACGGCTGTAAAATATAATATTCCGGCTGTGTGGATTATACTCAATGATGCCCGTTATAATATGTGCCATCAAGGCATGAAAATGTTGGGTTTAAAAGGTGCAGATGCGGAAATGCCTGAAACCAATTTTGCCATGATTGCGCGTGGTATGGGTGCAGAAGCCGTGGGTGTGGTCCGAGAATCGGATTTGGAAGCTGCTTTAGAACAGGCGATATCAGCAAATGGTCCCTTTCTAGTTGATGTCGTCATTGATGCTGAAAAAACCGCACCCTCTGGCGGACGAAATAAGAGTTTAGCAGCCCAAGGAGTCAAATCAAATCAGGTAAATGGTTCTGTTAAACCAGCTTCATTTCCATCAGTTTAA
- a CDS encoding scytonemin biosynthesis sensor histidine kinase translates to MNFSEHKLVLSNSQCKPQPEIDFQFAYFLINQSVDAAFCLGENEQFIYVNNTTCQMTEYSREELLSMKLNDLDIDFSQHNWSEIRTQKSSTFKSRYRAKGGRILLVEISIIYVENQGKTFSCAVLRDKSDEIIELSVQTWMDELRNAKNYFQQEVSQLSTKEVELGISLSIFNSTLESTAVGIVAINFEGDILSLNQTFINMWQIPESLILSQKCPQCQAFFENKLKEPEAFSRLIWEVSSQCDFESYYILELKDGRTFAHYSKPHYLADKIVGRVWNIWDITESKKTAEALRLNETRFRTLAETTEANIFLIQGTRLCYINPAVEKLTGYKKQELLKDFDLHRLIKSKENRQVRHQNAAANFEYQEMKLLKKDGTECWLACAVAKVDGMLDFGGKPVELITGIDITDYKNVESDLNQALEQAKQLSELRAQFLAMVCHQFRTPLNIVSFSNSLLKQQVDKNTEQKIQPLLEHIEKAIEQISQMLDDTLFFAKAETANINFAPQPLDLVQFCNNLVAEMHRSMSQKPISFVSQFERLTAWVDPKLLEPILKNLLDNAIKYSPSQKTVYFTLDSHQEKLIFQVKDQGIGIPIAEQQNLFQPFYRGSNIDNIPGTGLGLSIIKTLVDLHGGQVALESTVGVGTTVTVILPLINKEPLISQG, encoded by the coding sequence ATGAATTTTAGTGAACATAAGTTAGTTTTATCCAATTCCCAATGCAAGCCACAGCCAGAAATAGATTTCCAGTTTGCTTACTTCCTAATCAATCAATCTGTAGATGCGGCTTTCTGTTTAGGAGAAAATGAGCAGTTTATTTATGTAAATAATACCACTTGTCAAATGACAGAGTATTCCCGTGAGGAATTACTTTCAATGAAACTGAATGATCTAGATATAGACTTTTCTCAACATAATTGGTCAGAGATCAGAACACAAAAATCCTCTACCTTTAAATCTCGTTATCGCGCCAAAGGAGGGCGCATATTATTAGTAGAAATATCTATAATCTATGTAGAAAATCAAGGTAAAACCTTTAGCTGTGCCGTTCTTAGAGACAAAAGTGATGAAATAATAGAATTGAGTGTACAAACATGGATGGATGAATTAAGAAACGCCAAAAACTATTTTCAACAAGAAGTTTCCCAACTCAGCACAAAAGAAGTAGAACTGGGAATATCCCTGTCCATATTTAATTCTACCCTCGAATCTACTGCTGTCGGCATTGTGGCAATTAACTTTGAGGGAGATATCCTGAGTTTGAATCAGACATTTATCAATATGTGGCAGATTCCCGAATCTTTGATATTATCCCAGAAATGTCCTCAATGCCAAGCCTTTTTTGAGAATAAACTCAAAGAACCAGAAGCCTTTTCTCGGCTGATTTGGGAAGTTTCTAGCCAATGTGATTTCGAGAGCTACTATATTCTAGAATTGAAAGACGGAAGAACCTTTGCACACTACTCTAAACCTCACTACCTGGCTGATAAAATTGTCGGTAGAGTCTGGAATATTTGGGACATTACTGAATCTAAAAAAACCGCAGAAGCACTCAGGCTGAATGAAACTAGATTCCGAACTTTAGCAGAAACAACAGAAGCCAACATTTTCTTAATTCAAGGAACGCGGCTATGCTACATAAATCCTGCGGTGGAGAAACTCACTGGCTACAAAAAACAGGAATTGCTCAAAGACTTTGACCTTCACCGACTGATTAAGAGTAAAGAAAATAGACAGGTACGCCACCAAAATGCAGCCGCCAATTTTGAATACCAGGAGATGAAACTGCTCAAAAAAGACGGTACAGAATGCTGGCTAGCTTGTGCGGTTGCTAAGGTTGATGGAATGCTTGATTTCGGCGGAAAACCCGTGGAACTGATTACAGGTATTGACATTACAGATTATAAAAATGTAGAATCAGACCTTAACCAGGCTTTAGAACAAGCAAAACAACTCAGCGAACTCAGAGCGCAGTTTCTTGCTATGGTCTGTCATCAATTTCGGACTCCATTGAATATTGTTTCATTTTCCAATAGCTTACTTAAACAACAAGTAGACAAAAACACAGAGCAGAAAATACAACCATTACTCGAACATATTGAAAAAGCCATCGAACAAATCAGCCAAATGTTAGATGATACTTTGTTCTTTGCTAAAGCCGAAACAGCCAACATAAACTTTGCACCTCAACCGCTTGATTTAGTCCAGTTCTGCAATAATTTAGTCGCAGAAATGCATAGAAGCATGAGTCAAAAACCCATCAGTTTTGTCAGTCAATTTGAGCGCCTCACAGCCTGGGTTGATCCCAAATTACTAGAGCCGATTTTGAAAAATTTGCTCGATAATGCCATTAAATATTCTCCTTCCCAGAAGACAGTTTATTTTACCTTAGATTCCCATCAAGAAAAGTTAATTTTCCAGGTCAAAGACCAGGGAATTGGCATTCCCATAGCAGAGCAACAAAATTTATTTCAACCATTTTATCGGGGGAGTAATATCGACAATATACCCGGTACTGGACTTGGGTTATCGATTATCAAAACTCTTGTAGATTTACATGGCGGTCAAGTTGCTCTGGAAAGTACCGTAGGTGTAGGCACTACCGTGACTGTAATTTTGCCATTAATTAACAAAGAACCGCTTATTTCCCAGGGATAA
- a CDS encoding response regulator transcription factor gives MKYESAKKILIIEDDTVTRNLYVKGLQGKGFDTISAVNGLTGIQQAQEHVPDLVVCDITMPDIDGYSVLTMLRQDPVTAIIPFIFITGSATRGSVRKGMELGADDYVTKPSTLDELLRAITTQLQRQAMLQSWCATKFQEAQKSVSADKTSALNQANSIFPCIPQLKKVFDFIEAHYHEGITLCDVAEAVGYSPAYLTNQVGKQTGETINSWIVKRRMQGARFLLQNDHQTVEQISRALGYQDVSHFSRQFRQHHGLPPHAWRKEHQVGYYKIKVKQF, from the coding sequence ATGAAGTACGAATCGGCGAAAAAAATTCTGATCATTGAAGATGATACTGTTACCCGTAATCTTTATGTCAAGGGTCTTCAGGGTAAAGGTTTTGATACTATAAGTGCAGTAAATGGTCTGACTGGTATCCAACAAGCACAAGAGCATGTACCTGATTTAGTGGTTTGTGATATCACCATGCCTGATATAGATGGTTATAGTGTTCTAACTATGCTGCGTCAAGATCCTGTAACCGCGATTATTCCCTTTATTTTTATCACTGGTAGCGCCACTAGAGGATCTGTTCGCAAAGGTATGGAGTTGGGTGCAGATGACTATGTGACTAAACCCTCTACACTAGACGAATTGCTCCGAGCAATTACTACCCAGTTGCAAAGACAAGCTATGCTCCAAAGCTGGTGCGCTACGAAATTTCAGGAAGCTCAAAAATCAGTATCCGCAGATAAGACTTCAGCTTTGAATCAAGCTAATTCAATATTTCCCTGTATTCCCCAATTAAAAAAAGTTTTTGACTTTATCGAAGCCCATTATCACGAAGGAATTACGCTGTGTGATGTTGCTGAAGCTGTTGGTTACTCACCGGCTTACTTAACTAACCAAGTGGGAAAGCAGACAGGAGAGACTATCAACAGTTGGATTGTCAAACGCCGGATGCAAGGAGCGCGTTTTTTACTGCAAAATGATCACCAAACAGTCGAGCAAATTTCTAGAGCATTGGGTTATCAAGATGTTTCCCACTTCTCCCGCCAGTTTCGTCAACATCATGGTTTACCTCCCCATGCTTGGCGTAAAGAACATCAGGTCGGGTATTACAAAATCAAGGTCAAACAATTTTAG
- the pstS gene encoding phosphate ABC transporter substrate-binding protein PstS — protein MLSRLHIINKSRLAATASVLALTFSLGACSTEQVSETPGGTATDTTATSPAKLDLGGDVGLSGAGASFPAPLYASWFADLNKKHPNLRVNYQSVGSGAGIEQFIKGTVDFGASDVAIKDEDIAKVDRGVILLPVTAGGIVLAYNLPGVEDLKLSREVYVDIFLGKIKTWNDPKIVASNPGVNLPSQPITIAHRSDGSGTTGVFTKHLAAVSPEWKDKVGEGTTVAWPVGVGGKGNEGVTAQITQNQGSIGYIEYGYAKQNKINFATLENKTGNFVKYNDQSASQTLAAIELPENLRAFVPDPDGAESYPIVSFSWILAYKNYPDANKAKAMEAAIEYVLTEGQKISGELGYIPLPQPVVAKVAAAADQISADYQISVSGSGSSASK, from the coding sequence ATGCTATCACGTCTACATATAATCAATAAGAGTCGCCTAGCGGCTACAGCCTCAGTGTTAGCACTGACATTCAGCTTAGGAGCTTGTAGCACAGAGCAAGTCTCAGAAACTCCCGGTGGTACTGCTACAGATACTACAGCTACCAGTCCGGCGAAATTGGATTTGGGCGGGGACGTAGGATTAAGTGGTGCGGGTGCTTCTTTTCCAGCGCCACTATACGCAAGTTGGTTCGCTGACTTGAACAAAAAACATCCCAACCTGCGAGTTAACTATCAGTCAGTGGGTAGTGGTGCGGGGATTGAGCAATTTATCAAAGGTACTGTAGACTTTGGTGCCAGCGATGTAGCCATCAAGGATGAAGACATTGCTAAAGTGGATAGGGGCGTTATTTTGCTCCCAGTTACTGCTGGTGGAATTGTGCTAGCTTATAACTTGCCTGGTGTTGAGGACTTGAAACTGTCAAGAGAGGTTTACGTTGATATCTTTCTAGGCAAAATCAAGACTTGGAATGATCCCAAAATTGTCGCCAGTAACCCTGGTGTCAACCTTCCCAGTCAACCTATTACAATTGCCCATCGTTCTGATGGTAGTGGTACTACAGGTGTATTTACAAAACACTTGGCTGCTGTTAGTCCAGAGTGGAAGGATAAAGTTGGTGAAGGTACAACGGTGGCTTGGCCTGTGGGAGTTGGTGGTAAGGGTAATGAAGGTGTAACTGCCCAAATTACTCAAAACCAAGGTTCTATTGGTTACATTGAGTACGGCTATGCCAAGCAAAATAAGATTAACTTTGCAACTTTAGAAAACAAGACAGGCAATTTTGTCAAATACAACGATCAGTCAGCATCTCAAACTTTAGCAGCCATAGAATTACCAGAAAATCTCCGGGCTTTTGTGCCAGATCCCGATGGAGCCGAATCTTATCCCATTGTTAGTTTCAGTTGGATTTTGGCTTACAAAAATTATCCTGATGCCAACAAAGCAAAGGCAATGGAAGCAGCTATTGAGTACGTTTTAACTGAAGGACAAAAAATATCTGGGGAATTAGGGTATATTCCTTTACCCCAACCTGTGGTAGCCAAAGTTGCTGCGGCTGCGGATCAAATTAGTGCCGATTATCAAATATCTGTCAGTGGTAGTGGTTCTAGCGCTAGCAAGTAG
- the pstC gene encoding phosphate ABC transporter permease subunit PstC — MTTNFSSLQSANIKSRSELRNYLDRGFIWLTRIFSLGVAATLLWIAAQVTIEAWPAIQKYGLGFLTNSAWNPVIDNYGVLPQIYGTIVSSLIGLLIAVPIGVGTAVLLSENFLPSKVRVVIVFLVELLAAIPSVVYGIWGIFVLIPILNEVGKWIHTYFGWIPFFGTSPTGPSMFPAGVILAIMTVPIITAISRDALISIPSSLRQASMGLGATRWETILQVMIPSAISGIVSAIMLALGRAMGETMAVTMLIGNANNINISIFAPANTIASLLANQFAEAGGLQIASLMYAGLVLFFITLFVNIMAELIVLRVKRI, encoded by the coding sequence ATGACTACAAATTTTTCAAGTCTGCAATCAGCAAATATTAAAAGTCGCTCTGAACTCAGAAATTACCTAGACAGGGGCTTTATTTGGCTGACTCGAATTTTTTCTCTAGGTGTCGCGGCTACTTTATTATGGATTGCGGCGCAGGTTACTATTGAAGCCTGGCCTGCTATTCAAAAATATGGGCTAGGTTTTTTAACTAACAGTGCTTGGAACCCAGTTATTGATAATTATGGGGTGCTACCACAAATTTATGGAACTATAGTCAGTTCTTTGATTGGTTTGTTGATAGCTGTACCTATTGGTGTGGGGACGGCTGTTTTATTGAGTGAAAATTTTCTTCCCAGCAAAGTGCGGGTAGTAATAGTATTTTTGGTGGAACTTCTGGCGGCGATTCCCAGTGTTGTCTACGGAATATGGGGCATTTTCGTTTTAATTCCGATTTTGAACGAAGTAGGCAAATGGATTCATACTTATTTTGGCTGGATTCCATTTTTTGGCACTTCTCCCACAGGCCCATCAATGTTTCCGGCTGGGGTGATTTTGGCGATTATGACTGTGCCAATTATCACTGCTATATCTCGTGATGCACTCATTTCTATACCCTCTAGTTTGCGTCAAGCATCTATGGGATTGGGTGCAACTCGTTGGGAAACAATTTTGCAAGTGATGATTCCATCTGCCATCTCTGGCATCGTCAGTGCTATTATGCTGGCACTTGGTCGGGCTATGGGAGAGACAATGGCGGTAACAATGTTGATTGGTAATGCTAACAATATTAACATCTCAATTTTTGCTCCAGCTAATACAATAGCTTCTCTACTAGCAAATCAATTTGCGGAGGCTGGTGGTTTACAAATTGCGTCTTTAATGTACGCAGGCTTGGTTTTATTTTTTATCACGCTGTTTGTCAATATCATGGCGGAGTTGATTGTTCTGCGAGTGAAGCGGATATAG
- the pstA gene encoding phosphate ABC transporter permease PstA: MTSQFPERSLTRSFNSPRTLFNTAMTVVAFICGVLVLVPLVAVLSYIIIKGFSSLQLSVFTELPPPPLRPGGGFGNAILGTLLMVGIAALISIPFGVLAAIYLTEFSSGKLARWIRFATNVLSGVPSIIAGVFAYGIVVLGLVRLNLGSYSAIGGGFALAILMLPIIVKTTDEALQLVSPDLRQASVGLGATNFQTVTQVVLPAALPAIVTGSSLAIARASGETAPLLFTALFSQYWPDGILKPTPSLAVLVYNFAISPFANWQSLAWAASLVLVLMVLITSILARWATRQKA, from the coding sequence ATGACATCGCAATTTCCTGAACGCAGTTTGACGCGCTCTTTTAATTCTCCCCGGACGCTGTTTAATACAGCGATGACAGTGGTAGCATTTATCTGTGGGGTTTTAGTGCTTGTGCCTTTGGTGGCAGTACTTAGTTACATTATTATTAAAGGCTTTAGTAGTCTTCAATTAAGTGTATTTACTGAATTACCACCGCCACCCCTGAGACCCGGAGGAGGTTTTGGTAATGCTATCCTAGGAACACTATTAATGGTAGGAATTGCGGCTTTAATTAGCATTCCCTTTGGTGTTTTGGCGGCAATTTATTTAACAGAGTTTAGCTCTGGTAAATTAGCTAGATGGATACGATTTGCTACTAATGTTCTCAGTGGAGTTCCTTCTATTATTGCTGGGGTATTTGCCTACGGGATTGTGGTTTTGGGATTAGTTAGGCTGAATTTAGGTTCATACTCTGCTATTGGTGGGGGGTTCGCTTTGGCAATTTTAATGTTGCCAATTATTGTAAAAACTACGGATGAAGCGTTACAGTTAGTATCGCCTGATTTGCGCCAAGCATCTGTGGGTTTAGGCGCGACGAATTTTCAAACTGTAACACAAGTTGTTTTGCCAGCTGCTCTACCAGCAATTGTGACTGGTTCTAGTTTAGCGATCGCCCGCGCCTCTGGCGAAACTGCGCCTTTACTATTTACGGCGTTATTCTCTCAATACTGGCCTGATGGCATCCTCAAACCTACTCCTTCTTTGGCTGTTTTAGTTTACAACTTTGCGATTTCTCCTTTTGCAAATTGGCAGTCACTTGCTTGGGCTGCTTCTTTGGTCTTGGTATTGATGGTTTTGATTACCAGTATCCTGGCTCGTTGGGCAACTCGTCAAAAAGCTTAG
- the pstB gene encoding phosphate ABC transporter ATP-binding protein PstB, with amino-acid sequence MATHTRTVNDTETVLRTENLNVYYGKFLALQNIWLNIPKNQVTSFIGPSGCGKSTLLRCYNRLNDLVDSFRAEGKVYFYNDNLYAPNIDPVEVRRRIGMVFQRPNPFPKSIYDNITFGAKINGYRGNFDELVETSLRQAALWDEVKDKLRQSGASLSGGQQQRLCIARAIAVQPEIILMDEPCSALDPVSTLRVEELIHQLKEKYTIVIVTHNMQQAARVSDNTAFFNVKVAEGGRSGYLVEYNSTELIFNDPQQEDTRNYVSGRFG; translated from the coding sequence ATGGCTACTCACACTAGGACAGTGAATGACACTGAAACCGTTTTACGGACAGAAAATCTGAACGTTTACTACGGCAAGTTCTTAGCTTTGCAGAATATTTGGCTGAACATTCCGAAAAATCAGGTGACATCCTTTATTGGCCCTTCTGGCTGCGGTAAAAGTACATTGCTGCGATGTTATAACCGTCTCAATGACCTGGTTGATTCGTTTCGCGCTGAAGGTAAAGTTTATTTTTACAATGACAATTTGTATGCACCAAATATCGATCCTGTAGAGGTGCGCCGCAGAATTGGGATGGTGTTTCAAAGACCAAACCCGTTTCCGAAATCAATTTATGACAATATTACTTTTGGAGCTAAAATCAACGGCTATAGAGGTAATTTCGATGAATTGGTAGAAACAAGTCTGCGACAAGCTGCTTTGTGGGATGAAGTGAAGGATAAACTACGGCAAAGTGGTGCATCTTTATCTGGGGGACAACAGCAAAGGTTGTGTATTGCCAGAGCGATCGCAGTGCAACCGGAAATTATACTCATGGATGAACCTTGTTCAGCCCTAGACCCTGTTTCGACTTTGCGGGTAGAAGAACTAATTCACCAACTCAAAGAGAAATATACTATCGTCATTGTCACCCACAATATGCAGCAAGCTGCACGAGTGTCTGATAATACAGCATTTTTCAACGTCAAGGTTGCCGAAGGTGGTCGCAGTGGTTATCTAGTGGAATACAACTCGACAGAACTGATTTTTAATGATCCCCAGCAAGAAGATACCCGAAATTATGTTAGTGGTAGATTCGGTTAA